In Clupea harengus chromosome 12, Ch_v2.0.2, whole genome shotgun sequence, the sequence AAAACCTACTGATAAACTACTTACTCTGTCAAGAAAACAAGTACACATTAGCTTTCCAGTACGTACAGTCATGCCATTAGCAAATATACCTCTGCAGGTCTTTCTGCAATTGGGAGTGCTTGTACCAGACCTTTTGTGCTGATTTtattgtttagtgtttaatgtATGCAGAAAACTACCAGACTGCAGACCTGATTCTAAAGTCAGAAGTAACTGTTGCTGAGCCTACATGAAACCTTCACATTGTTTGGCATTACCTTCACACAGTTTGattggggagagggggaggagatggTTGAGGGGTGCAGCAGACCTCACTTGAGGGCAGTGGGGTATATGAGCCCTGGCACTGTGTCAGTGTGCCTGAGCGTGAAGTACCTGTGGCATTTGCGGTCCTCCCATTTGTGCGGGGGCCTGAGGAATGGCTGGGGCCGGAGCGCGGGGCAACCGTGGAATTTGCATCCCAGCACGGGGCATCATCTTGGAGGACGACAAGAGGGGACAACAGACATGTCACgggccaaaacaataaacacagcgCTGTCAGCGCAAATGAGAAGAAAGcccatgcacgcacgcatgcacacacacacaaagctatgGTTGAATATCACTGCAGGCCCagatgcacatagacacacaccccagcaaatacaaaatgaatgtaTATGGAGAAGAAAATGCCTCAAGATTAaaaattagaaaacaaaataaaacaatgttgcttttttttttttagctccaGAAAATGTCAGCCAAGGTGGGCATGCATCTCCTAGCTTTACATAGCATGTGGAGCGCAACATGAGGATCACCCTGTAGGGCACCTTGTTTTCAAGGGCTGTGGCAGGCCACCATCCCTGCAGTTAGCCATTAGACTATTCAGAGTTTGGTTCAGATGATTTAGTTAGTGTACAGAGAACGTTTCCCTGAGTGCCTCATACTGTAGCTCTTCCACAGTGGCAGCAGTACTCAACCATTGCTGGTTTGAAAAGCTGCCCGTATTAGCAATTTTAAGCAGCTTTTAGAAAGAAAATATATCCTTTGGAGGGTGTGAAAACATATTGCTTCTGCAAGTGCACATGCAagaaacatcaacatcacagtGCATGCAGAGCTAGCAGGCAACGCAACTTTTATAACGctgcaaaaagaaaataatgacaAAATCACACGAAGCAGAGACAATGCctctggggtggggggatgggacAGATTCCACACGTCCCTCAGGCTAGGCGAGAACCTCCTCAGCTCCACTGTCGGTGGTCTTTTACTATAGAAGCCAACCAGGGAGGAGGGATGCAGTGCAGTGTCATGAAACACAGTTTTTATTGTGTGTCAGGGGAGTGGTGTTTTTTGGCAATGTGTAGATACACTTTTGTCCTTCCTAGATTTTCCAACATATGAACAGAGAAGAATTTATATTCTAACATAAGCCCACGTAAAGGACATGGCCAGACTGCTATGTAGCATTATGTATGTGAACAAAGGACCATCCCTATCTGATGTCACTCTTAACAAATCACACCATATAAGATTTGGCTTATAGAGTTCCTTTAATGCTTtacccttcatctctctcttttgtgtgcACCACTTGCCACTGCGCCCATTAAAGAACACAGAAACCAGCGCTGGCCTGCTGAGCGGCTCACCCGGAGTGCATGCATAGCCTCTGGGAATGTTCTTGATCAGTGCTGACCACATCTGGCAGCTCATGGGGGTCTTACCTGACCAGCCAGCTGTGCCTGAGCTTGGGCCTGCTGGACCTGCTGCGCCTGTGCCAACGCTCTGGCCTGctgtagttcacacacacacacagacacccaacaCATGGACACAAGAGAAGAAAGAGCAAGATGCAAGCGGCTCAGTTTCTTTGCAAATCGATATACACTGTGAAAAAGAATAGGCAAACACAGcgtaagattttttttgtttatatcTTCCCCTTTTTCATCCACACACCTATAGTTTAAATTAAACCTAGTTTGTGAAGAGAGGGACAATCCTAGACTACAAATACAACACTACAATCTTCATCCAGCACAGGTCTAATCTGATGTTTACCTGCATGGCCTGAAGtttaagctgctgctgctgtgcctgctgctgtgcctgctgctgttgttgttgctgctgctgctgttgttgctgctgcaggCTGAGCGTGCTGATAGGCTGGTGTTGCCCTGGAGGCATCTGCCCAGCCAGGGACTGGGGCACCATAGACTGCTGCTGGGCGTGCGGCGGCATTTGGGTTGGCTGAGGCTGCGGCACCTGAgcttgctgctgttgctgttgtacCATGTGCTGGATGGACTGGGCCTGGGCCTGCGCCTGGGCCTGCGCTTGGGCCTGCGCTTGGGCCTGAGCCAGCTGAagcatctgctgctgctggagtcgGGACTGATGCATCTGCAAAGAAGAATTACAACATGTAAATAGGTGGCTCTGCaatatgaaaacaaattcaGGGAAATGCAAAGTCAGTGATTTTAATTGTGTTGTATTGACTTGAAGCAAACAAGAATGCATATGTTTCTATGTAAAACGTAGTCCACTGATaattcacacacaagcaggatTCACCACTCCACATACTAAAGCCTTATCCTTCAACGTAACGGTTTGAACCACTGTAATTGATCCCCAAAGTGCTTGCCtggttctgctgctgctgttggttctgtgcctgctgctgctgctgctgctggttctgATGCTGGAGCTGTTGGTTCTGGtggtgttgctgttgctgttgctgttgcagctgctgcagcttcagctgctgctgcacctggaactgttgctgctgctgctgctgctgctgctgctgcagggccgactgctgttgctgttgctgctgttgttgctgttgctgctgttgttgctgttgttgctgttgttgctgttgttgctgtgctACCTGGAAGTGCTGAAACTGTatggactgctgctgctgctgctgctgttgctgctgctgagccATCTGCTGCATCTGGAGCTGCCCTGGACCCCCTATTGCGGTAATACAGGGTACAATATCAAACACTctatattatttaattaataacATTAACAGTAACATATCTAACATTTAAAAGGGCCATTCTTACTGGGCTGTTGATTTCCTGCTTGCATTGCATGTTGTCCCATCTGCATCTGACCCATGGCACCCATGGCCATAGGGGCTCCAGTAGGGCGAGGGCCCATGCCAATGCCAGGGCCTCCACCCGTCAAGGTCTGCAGAGCATTCATAGGGTCTGAAGTAAAACAAAAAGTAAGGGGCTGAAGTAAAACCGGATTTACCATTTCACATGCTAGATTTCCCCATCTTCAAAAATGCTTTAAATTCTCTTACCTGGGCCACCTTGTTGCTTCTTAtctaaaacacaaaatattcaAATAAACAATTTTGTTCATTTCAACACCCTTGACCAAATTCACACCACAATAACAGATATATTGCATATATTTGTAAATTGTACTTACGAATGTCACGAAAGTGAATTATGAGCCTTGCTACCAGTGACAAATACTCCTCCTATTcatcaacagataaaaaaaaaaaagttatttacaATTCAATATTCATAGAAAAGATGCTGTACATTTTACAGAAACATTTTTCAGATATCACAAAAGGActttaaaagtgtttttttgttgttgttgttttttaagaaaAGCAAGCTTCTACTCACCCTAGTTTTTGCttttatgtaaacatgattCTCCATCTCCTGACTGCTCTTGGTGTGAGGGGTTCCAGCTTTTCGCATGGCATCCTC encodes:
- the med15 gene encoding mediator of RNA polymerase II transcription subunit 15 encodes the protein MSGMDVPGADSDWRSPGFRQKVVAQIEDAMRKAGTPHTKSSQEMENHVYIKAKTREEYLSLVARLIIHFRDIHKKQQGGPDPMNALQTLTGGGPGIGMGPRPTGAPMAMGAMGQMQMGQHAMQAGNQQPRGPGQLQMQQMAQQQQQQQQQQQSIQFQHFQVAQQQQQQQQQQQQQQQQQQQQQQQQQSALQQQQQQQQQQQFQVQQQLKLQQLQQQQQQQHHQNQQLQHQNQQQQQQQAQNQQQQQNQMHQSRLQQQQMLQLAQAQAQAQAQAQAQAQAQSIQHMVQQQQQQAQVPQPQPTQMPPHAQQQSMVPQSLAGQMPPGQHQPISTLSLQQQQQQQQQQQQQQAQQQAQQQQLKLQAMQQARALAQAQQVQQAQAQAQLAGQMMPRAGMQIPRLPRAPAPAIPQAPAQMGGPQMPQPQQQMMSSPSPVQVQTPQSMPPPPQPQPSPQPPSSQPNSVSSGPAPSPGGFGPSPSPQPAQSPVPGRTPQSYPLQVPSPGPLNTPGNPHSVMSPAGANQSEDQLYMDKLKQLSKYIEPLRRMINKIDKNEDRKKDLSKMKSLLNILTDPNTRCPLKTLQKCEIALEKLKNDMAVPTPPPPPVPTTKKQYLCQPLLDAVLANIRSPVFNHSLYRTFAPAMTAIHGPPITGPSIPARKRKHEDDERQTIPNILQGEVARLNSKFLVNLDPSFCSNNGTVHLICKLDDKNLPSVPPLQLSIPADYPDQSPQWADDSQQYGANPFLQKVHRNMTTKLLQLPDKHSVTAVLNTWAQSVRQACLSVA